One window of the Bacillus sp. 2205SS5-2 genome contains the following:
- the gatA gene encoding Asp-tRNA(Asn)/Glu-tRNA(Gln) amidotransferase subunit GatA, which translates to MSLFDHKLSELQQLLHKKELTVTDLVDHSFKRISAVDDKVKAFVTLNEEKARDLAKKQDEKLGTEEGKGLLFGMPIGLKDNIVTKGLRTTCSSKMLENFDPIYDATVVKKLQYAESITIGKLNMDEFAMGSSTENSALQKTRNPWNLETVSGGSSGGSAAAVAAGEVPFALGSDTGGSIRQPAAFTGTVGLKPTYGRVSRFGLVAFASSLDQIGPITQNVEDNAYLMQAIAGYDEQDSTSANLETPNFLEALTGDIKGMKIAVPKEYLGEGVGEEARQSVLASLEVLERLGATWEEVSLPHSKYGVAAYYLLSSSEASANLARFDGVRYGYRTENPESLIDLYKKSRAEGFGDEVKRRIMLGTFALSSGYYEAYYKKAQQVRTLIMKDFEDVFAKYDVIIGPTTPTPAFKIGEKIADPLTMYANDILTIPVNLAGVPAISVPCGFSSIGLPLGLQVIGKHFDESSLYRVAHVFEQATDFHKKRPAL; encoded by the coding sequence GTGTCATTATTTGATCATAAATTGTCTGAGCTTCAGCAATTATTACATAAAAAAGAACTTACAGTGACCGATTTAGTTGATCATTCATTCAAACGCATCAGTGCAGTCGATGACAAAGTGAAGGCATTTGTCACTTTAAACGAAGAAAAAGCACGTGATCTCGCCAAAAAGCAAGATGAAAAACTGGGAACAGAGGAAGGGAAAGGGTTACTGTTTGGAATGCCGATTGGCCTAAAGGATAATATCGTGACCAAAGGTCTTCGCACAACCTGCTCCAGTAAAATGCTTGAAAATTTTGACCCAATTTATGATGCAACCGTAGTGAAGAAGCTTCAATATGCTGAATCTATTACTATTGGGAAGCTCAATATGGATGAATTTGCAATGGGATCATCAACTGAAAACTCAGCTCTCCAAAAAACTCGTAACCCATGGAACTTAGAGACTGTATCAGGTGGTTCTTCTGGTGGATCGGCTGCAGCTGTAGCGGCGGGTGAAGTCCCGTTCGCCTTGGGATCAGATACAGGTGGATCAATTCGGCAACCTGCTGCCTTCACTGGGACGGTCGGTTTGAAGCCAACCTATGGTCGAGTATCTCGCTTCGGTTTGGTTGCTTTCGCTTCCTCGTTAGATCAAATCGGTCCAATCACTCAAAATGTGGAGGATAATGCCTATTTAATGCAAGCTATCGCGGGCTATGATGAGCAAGACTCTACATCAGCCAATCTGGAGACGCCAAACTTTTTAGAGGCATTAACAGGCGATATTAAAGGGATGAAAATTGCCGTGCCAAAGGAGTATTTGGGCGAAGGTGTTGGAGAAGAAGCTCGCCAATCAGTGTTAGCGTCATTAGAGGTGCTTGAAAGGTTAGGAGCGACTTGGGAAGAAGTTTCGCTTCCGCATAGTAAATATGGTGTAGCCGCGTACTATTTATTGTCTTCGTCTGAAGCATCAGCAAATCTTGCCCGCTTTGACGGTGTTCGTTACGGGTATCGCACCGAAAATCCGGAAAGCTTAATTGATCTTTATAAAAAATCACGTGCGGAAGGATTTGGTGATGAAGTCAAACGTCGAATTATGCTTGGAACGTTTGCTTTAAGCTCAGGTTATTATGAGGCTTACTACAAAAAAGCTCAACAAGTTCGCACGCTAATTATGAAGGATTTTGAAGATGTATTTGCGAAATACGATGTCATTATCGGACCTACTACACCAACACCAGCTTTTAAAATCGGCGAAAAGATAGCAGATCCACTTACGATGTATGCGAATGACATCTTGACAATTCCGGTGAATTTAGCAGGCGTTCCAGCCATTTCTGTTCCATGTGGCTTTTCTTCAATAGGCCTACCACTGGGTTTACAAGTGATTGGCAAGCATTTTGATGAAAGCTCGCTTTATAGAGTGGCTCATGTGTTTGAGCAAGCAACCGATTTCCATAAAAAAAGACCAGCGCTATAA